The segment CAAGTTCTCCATGAGCTTCTTTGCCACGGCGTAGATCACGGAGACGGTCATCGGTTGACGGCCTGCTTGTATAGCCGGCTGTCGGATATGCCTGTGCCTGCGCTTTGGGCGGCAAGGCAGTGGCTGTCCGGGAAGGCTTGCAGCCGGAAGCGCTCCAGCGGTGTCAGCTTCCTGACCCGCGCCCCGGGCAGCAGGACTCCGTGGCAGTCCCCACAGGGCAATATGAACATGGGATCGTTTTCAGCTTTTATGCGGCGGCCATGCTGCCGCTTTTTGAGTTTGTCCGGGGCGGACACGGCCTTGGCCAGTACGCCCGGCCGGCCCTATTTTGCTCCCAGCCCTTTGCCGTAGCTGGCG is part of the Acidaminococcales bacterium genome and harbors:
- a CDS encoding DNA cytosine methyltransferase — protein: MSAPDKLKKRQHGRRIKAENDPMFILPCGDCHGVLLPGARVRKLTPLERFRLQAFPDSHCLAAQSAGTGISDSRLYKQAVNR